In Pelagibaculum spongiae, one genomic interval encodes:
- a CDS encoding diaminopropionate ammonia-lyase, with product MLQLAGKLTHFANPKAGAELEYSEALQQIISVAKTEKAADDIRRWPRYEVTPLHTLSDMAKDAGLGKIWYKDESQRFGLKSFKALGGAYAVACQLQNILEQKLGARPSISELLDGAHKEILSKLTVSCATDGNHGRSVAWGSQMFGCACIIYIHKDVSEGRKAAMQFFGAEVIRIDGNYDDSVRMADSEAKKFDRVIVSDTSYEGYMEIPKDVALGYTVMLDEIVTQLEGEIPTHIFVQGGVGGLASAVCGYFWDLWGAKRPRCVIVEPELANCLQESAKKGEMVTVEGDLQTLMAGLACGEVSVLAWDILATGGDDYMTVSEDAVPETMRLLAEGYKGDAEIEAGESAVAGLAASVIAAQQPEFAEKLGLSAESRVLVIGTEGATDPEVYEQLTGKKPA from the coding sequence ATGTTGCAATTAGCCGGAAAACTCACCCATTTTGCCAACCCTAAAGCAGGCGCAGAGCTGGAATACAGCGAAGCACTTCAGCAAATTATTAGTGTTGCCAAAACCGAAAAGGCCGCTGACGATATTCGTCGTTGGCCTCGTTATGAAGTGACCCCTTTACACACATTGTCTGATATGGCGAAAGACGCGGGCTTGGGTAAGATTTGGTATAAAGATGAGTCCCAACGCTTCGGTTTAAAAAGCTTCAAAGCCTTGGGCGGCGCTTATGCAGTGGCCTGCCAATTACAAAATATTCTTGAGCAAAAACTGGGCGCTCGCCCAAGTATTTCCGAACTGTTGGATGGTGCTCACAAAGAAATTCTCAGCAAACTAACCGTCAGCTGTGCCACCGATGGCAACCATGGCCGTTCTGTTGCTTGGGGCTCACAAATGTTTGGCTGCGCTTGCATCATTTACATTCACAAAGATGTATCTGAAGGCCGCAAAGCAGCGATGCAATTTTTCGGTGCTGAGGTAATTCGCATTGATGGCAACTACGACGATTCGGTTCGCATGGCCGATAGCGAAGCCAAGAAATTTGACCGGGTGATTGTTTCCGACACCAGTTATGAAGGCTACATGGAAATTCCTAAAGACGTCGCTTTAGGCTACACCGTGATGCTGGATGAAATTGTCACTCAGTTGGAAGGTGAAATCCCAACGCATATCTTTGTTCAAGGCGGTGTTGGCGGTTTAGCTTCAGCAGTGTGTGGCTACTTCTGGGATTTATGGGGAGCAAAGCGCCCACGCTGCGTGATTGTTGAACCTGAGCTAGCCAACTGCCTGCAAGAAAGTGCTAAAAAAGGTGAAATGGTGACCGTTGAAGGCGACCTTCAAACCTTAATGGCTGGCCTGGCTTGTGGTGAAGTATCGGTTCTGGCGTGGGATATTTTGGCCACTGGTGGCGATGACTATATGACGGTCAGCGAAGATGCCGTGCCTGAAACCATGCGTTTATTGGCCGAAGGTTATAAAGGTGATGCTGAAATTGAAGCTGGTGAATCTGCAGTGGCAGGTTTGGCAGCATCTGTAATTGCTGCACAGCAACCTGAATTCGCTGAAAAGCTGGGTTTATCTGCCGAGAGCCGTGTTTTGGTCATTGGAACCGAAGGCGCGACTGATCCAGAAGTTTATGAGCAGTTGACCGGTAAAAAACCTGCTTGA
- the rsgA gene encoding small ribosomal subunit biogenesis GTPase RsgA, giving the protein MSKRKLNRRQTWRAEKIQQERLDRAKKREDKVDHGSLGDAQSGRVISHFGVQLDVEAADGEIHRCRMRQNLPSLVTGDNVLWRADEDHGGGIIEALEERISVLSRPDRHGQLKLVASNIDQIILVIAPLPTPSNLLIDRYLVAAEATGIPVWILMNKTDLPEAEASMEQISIYQKIGYEVHSCSTHVENGLDHLKQMLIGKNSVFVGQSGVGKSSLVNSLLPGVEIRVNTISTNSKLGQHTTTTARLYHIEEGGEIIDSPGIRDFGIWHIEPEAVPDGYKEFAPFLGACRFRNCSHQHEPGCALLAALEAGEISAERLKNCLSLMETLRAES; this is encoded by the coding sequence ATGAGTAAACGCAAACTGAACCGTCGCCAAACTTGGCGCGCCGAGAAAATCCAGCAAGAACGATTGGATCGGGCAAAAAAACGCGAAGATAAAGTCGATCATGGTTCACTGGGCGATGCGCAATCTGGGCGAGTGATCTCGCACTTTGGTGTTCAGCTAGATGTTGAAGCAGCTGATGGAGAGATTCATCGCTGTCGAATGCGACAAAATTTACCTTCATTAGTCACCGGCGATAACGTGCTCTGGCGTGCTGATGAAGACCACGGTGGTGGCATTATTGAAGCGCTTGAAGAGCGTATTTCGGTGTTGTCTCGGCCAGACCGGCACGGTCAGCTAAAGCTGGTGGCATCTAATATCGACCAAATTATTTTGGTGATTGCTCCGCTGCCTACGCCATCAAACTTGTTGATTGATCGTTACCTCGTTGCTGCTGAAGCGACCGGTATTCCGGTTTGGATTTTGATGAACAAAACCGATTTGCCTGAAGCTGAAGCGTCGATGGAGCAAATATCGATTTATCAAAAAATTGGTTATGAAGTCCACAGCTGTAGCACCCATGTTGAAAATGGGCTCGACCATCTCAAGCAAATGCTGATTGGTAAAAACAGTGTGTTTGTAGGTCAGTCAGGTGTTGGTAAATCGTCATTGGTTAACTCGCTGTTACCGGGTGTTGAAATTCGAGTCAATACCATTTCAACCAACAGCAAACTGGGCCAACATACCACCACCACCGCGCGTTTATATCACATTGAAGAAGGCGGTGAGATCATTGACTCTCCCGGTATTCGTGACTTTGGTATTTGGCATATTGAGCCAGAAGCTGTGCCAGATGGTTATAAAGAATTCGCACCCTTTCTGGGCGCTTGCCGCTTTAGAAACTGCAGTCACCAGCATGAGCCAGGCTGTGCATTATTAGCCGCTTTAGAAGCAGGTGAGATTTCAGCAGAACGATTGAAAAACTGCTTGAGCCTGATGGAAACCTTAAGGGCAGAGAGTTAA
- the orn gene encoding oligoribonuclease: MTDDRLIWIDLEMTGLEPQQDRIIEIATIVTDADLNTIAEGPVIAVHQSDEILSNMNDWCIEHHGKSGLTERVRQSLFSDAQAEAKTIEFLRQHVKPGTSPICGNSIGQDRRFLYRYMPELEAYFHYRYLDVSTLKELAKRWKPEIMDGFHKSGSHLAMDDIRESIAELKYYREHFIK, encoded by the coding sequence ATGACAGATGATCGACTGATCTGGATCGACCTAGAGATGACTGGGTTAGAGCCACAACAGGACAGAATTATTGAAATTGCCACGATTGTCACCGATGCCGATCTGAATACGATCGCTGAAGGGCCGGTTATCGCAGTGCATCAAAGCGATGAAATTCTGAGCAATATGAATGACTGGTGCATTGAGCACCACGGCAAATCCGGTTTAACCGAACGGGTTCGCCAAAGCCTTTTTTCTGATGCGCAAGCCGAAGCGAAAACCATTGAGTTTTTGCGCCAGCATGTAAAACCCGGTACTTCTCCTATTTGCGGTAACAGCATTGGTCAAGACCGACGTTTTTTATATCGCTACATGCCCGAATTAGAAGCTTACTTCCATTACCGTTATTTGGATGTCAGCACGCTAAAAGAATTAGCCAAACGCTGGAAGCCAGAAATTATGGATGGTTTTCACAAATCGGGAAGCCATTTAGCAATGGATGATATTCGTGAATCTATCGCAGAATTAAAATATTACCGGGAACATTTTATTAAATAA
- the mutM gene encoding bifunctional DNA-formamidopyrimidine glycosylase/DNA-(apurinic or apyrimidinic site) lyase has translation MPELPEVETSRRGIEPWLVNQSVVDVIVRNPRLRWPIPSDLPMQLVGEVVRTVSRRGKYLLIEFEHGTLLIHLGMSGNLRIVPANTELKPHDHLDLVMESSRCLRLNDPRRFGAVLWTENDPGQHPLLVSLGPEPLDNPQFNPEYLYELCQRRRCSIKQLLMDNQVVVGVGNIYACEALFESGVYPGRSSSKITKSEATLIVKSIKSVLARAIEQGGTTLKDFNAPDGKPGYFAQELLVYGRADQPCYQCGNEVSTVRLGQRNTYFCSKCQV, from the coding sequence ATGCCTGAGTTGCCGGAAGTCGAAACCAGCCGTAGAGGAATAGAACCTTGGCTGGTCAACCAATCTGTTGTTGATGTCATTGTGCGTAACCCGCGCTTGCGTTGGCCTATTCCTTCAGATTTACCCATGCAGCTGGTTGGTGAAGTGGTGCGCACGGTATCTCGCCGGGGCAAGTATTTACTGATTGAGTTTGAACACGGCACATTGCTGATTCATCTTGGAATGTCAGGAAATTTGCGTATTGTTCCTGCTAATACAGAGCTTAAACCCCACGATCATCTCGATCTTGTTATGGAATCTAGCCGCTGTTTACGTTTAAACGACCCGCGTCGGTTTGGTGCGGTGCTCTGGACTGAAAACGATCCTGGGCAGCATCCATTGCTGGTTTCACTTGGCCCTGAGCCGCTCGATAATCCACAGTTTAACCCTGAATATTTATATGAATTATGCCAGCGACGTCGCTGTAGCATCAAACAGCTATTGATGGATAATCAAGTGGTGGTGGGTGTTGGTAATATTTATGCCTGTGAAGCGTTGTTCGAGTCAGGGGTTTATCCCGGGCGCTCATCTAGCAAAATCACTAAAAGCGAAGCCACTTTAATTGTTAAATCAATTAAGAGTGTATTAGCACGAGCAATAGAACAAGGCGGTACTACTCTCAAAGACTTTAACGCCCCTGACGGCAAACCTGGCTATTTTGCCCAAGAATTGTTGGTGTATGGTCGAGCTGACCAGCCATGCTACCAATGTGGCAATGAAGTAAGTACAGTGCGCCTAGGGCAGCGAAATACTTATTTCTGCTCGAAGTGCCAAGTTTAA